ACATGGAGGCCGAGCCCTTCTGTGCCCACATCCCGCCGAAGTGGCAGCGGATGCTGGACGAGGGAATGGTCGAGGACGTGGACACCTACTTCGCGCGCCGCAACCGCTGGACGCGCGGGCTGCCTGTGCACCAGACGTAAGGGTGCGGTGTCCGGCATGCTCGAGCCCGTACTGCTGGGGGAGCGGTCCGGGTTCGGGTGTGCCGGCACCGCCCCGGCACATCGCTACTCCTGCGCCCTGCCCGTCATCTCGCTCACGACGAGCTTCATCACGCGAAACCCCTGCGACCGCAGCGCGTCCATGCTGCCGCCGGAGCGCGTCGGCTGTCCGGGATACTGCGCGCGCATGACCTCGATCGCCGCCCCCATGCCGTCGTCGTCCTCGACCCAGCCGGCCGTGCCGAACGCGAGCACGCTGCGCCAGGTCTTCGCCATCTGCTCGACCTCGACGACGTTCATGCACACCCGCGGATTGGCGTCGATGTTCGCCAGCTTCCGGCCGTCGCGCAGCACCGAGTAGAACGCGCCGTCGTAGCCGTAGATGATCGGCACTGCATACGGCTGCCCCTCGGGGTCCACCGTCGACAGCACGCCCCAGTAGTTGCGTCCCACCACCGCGCGCATCTCGCTGTCGTCCAGCACGCGCGCCGCGCCGCGCCGGCCGCCGCCCTGCGATTCACTCACTGCTACCCCTTCCAGTGCACGCGCACCTCGTTGACCTGGGGAGGCATCAATAGGCCGGTCGCGCCCCGGATCGCAAGAT
The genomic region above belongs to Longimicrobiales bacterium and contains:
- a CDS encoding pyridoxamine 5'-phosphate oxidase family protein, translating into MSESQGGGRRGAARVLDDSEMRAVVGRNYWGVLSTVDPEGQPYAVPIIYGYDGAFYSVLRDGRKLANIDANPRVCMNVVEVEQMAKTWRSVLAFGTAGWVEDDDGMGAAIEVMRAQYPGQPTRSGGSMDALRSQGFRVMKLVVSEMTGRAQE